The proteins below are encoded in one region of Hordeum vulgare subsp. vulgare chromosome 3H, MorexV3_pseudomolecules_assembly, whole genome shotgun sequence:
- the LOC123445336 gene encoding beta-glucosidase 5-like — protein MASVAFFSLLLLSAAAAPALGFTRGDFPPDFVFGAATSAYQYEGAVAEDGRSPSIWDTFTHAGKMADKSVGDVAADGYHKYKDDVKLMVDTHLEAYRFSISWSRLIPDGRGAVNPKGLEYYNNLIDALVQHGIQVHIMIYQLEYPQILEDEYGGWLSPRIVEDFTAFADVCFREFGDRVSYWTTIDEPNVGAMGSYDIGVIAPGHCSEPFGAIKCTVGDSTVEPYIAAHNMLLAHASAARLYREKYQAVQKGFVGLSIYSLWPYPVTNSTADLEATKRCLDFFLGWILEPLMSGDYPERMKKIVGTRLPSFTRIQSQAIIGSADFIGINHYYSVYVNDRPLAKGARDYTADLSISYKASKTDPPAGKTPPTSFPSDPEGLQRVLMYLKEAYGDLPIYIQENGQSSSNDSLVDTDRTEYLKSYIGSTLAAIRNGVNVKGYFAWAFLDVFEYLSGYQARYGLYRVDFDDEALPRQARLSARWYSAFLKNNNNGIHVQSELNNTGWHAEQ, from the exons ATGGCTTCCGTCGCCTTCTTCTCGCTGCTGCTTCTCTCCGCCGCGGCTGCTCCCGCTCTCGGCTTCACGCGGGGCGACTTCCCGCCGGACTTCGTCTTCGGAGCCGCCACCTCCGCGTACCAG TACGAGGGCGCTGTAGCTGAGGACGGCAGGAGCCCAAGCATCTGGGACACCTTCACTCACGCAG GGAAAATGGCGGATAAAAGCGTTGGTGATGTCGCTGCCGACGGGTACCACAAGTACAAG GATGATGTCAAGCTCATGGTTGACACTCACCTAGAGGCTTACAGATTTTCCATCTCCTGGTCAAGGCTTATACCAG ATGGTAGGGGAGCTGTCAATCCAAAAGGGCTCGAGTACTACAACAACCTAATAGATGCGCTAGTGCAACATG GGATTCAAGTCCATATTATGATTTACCAACTTGAGTACCCTCAAATACTGGAAGATGAGTATGGAGGATGGTTAAGCCCTAGAATTGT GGAGGATTTCACAGCATTCGCAGATGTTTGCTTCAGGGAGTTTGGAGACAGGGTCTCCTACTGGACTACGATAGATGAACCTAATGTAGGCGCGATGGGATCTTACGATATCGGAGTGATCGCACCAGGACATTGCTCTGAACCTTTTGGAGCTATAAAATGTACCGTGGGTGACTCAACTGTCGAACCATATATAGCAGCTCATAACATGCTATTGGCGCATGCATCAGCTGCTAGACTTTATAGAGAAAAATATCAA GCCGTGCAAAAGGGGTTTGTTGGCCTAAGTATTTACTCCCTTTGGCCTTATCCTGTGACAAACTCTACGGCGGATTTAGAAGCAACAAAAAGATGTTTGGACTTCTTTTTGGGATG GATACTAGAGCCCTTGATGTCTGGAGATTATCcagaaagaatgaagaaaattGTTGGTACTCGTCTTCCATCCTTCACAAGAATCCAGTCTCAAGCAATAATTGGTAGTGCAGATTTCATCGGGATAAATCACTATTATTCTGTCTATGTGAATGATCGCCCTTTAGCGAAAGGTGCTCGCGACTATACAGCAGACTTGTCAATTAGCTACAAAG CTTCTAAAACAGACCCGCCAGCCGGTAAG ACTCCCCCAACGTCTTTTCCAAGTGACCCTGAAGGATTGCAACGTGTGCTAATGTACTTGAAGGAAGCCTacggggaccttcccatttatatCCAAGAGAATG GTCAATCATCTAGTAATGACTCTCTCGTCGACACCGACAGGACCGAATACTTGAAGAGCTACATAGGGAGTACATTGGCTGCAATAAG GAATGGGGTCAATGTGAAAGGCTACTTCGCCTGGGCCTTCTTGGACGTCTTCGAGTACCTGTCGGGGTATCAAGCACGGTACGGCCTGTACCGTGTTGATTTCGACGACGAGGCGCTGCCACGGCAAGCCAGGCTCTCTGCTCGCTGGTACTCTGCCTTCCTGAAGAACAATAACAATGGCATCCATGTTCAGAGCGAGCTCAACAATACAGGATGGCATGCTGAACAATGA